One Roseimaritima multifibrata DNA window includes the following coding sequences:
- a CDS encoding DUF1592 domain-containing protein, which translates to MNLHFFAAIIACRNAVSLGVLILFAVLPGTVRGDWQDADLDSVARFVSSHCVDCHASGDAVGNFDIEAIPLSVAELNLADFDTAPWERILRRIDTRQMPPPDADRPAEAEYVAAAEALGRILAERAEVFPRTGKVAAIRRMTRMEYQNAIRDLLGVSIDAASYLPKDEASHGFDNITVGELSPTHLNRYLSAAQAISRASLGGIGNGPSGVTIRVPADRSQEDHVAGLPFGTRGGTRFEHLFPQTGEYEFELKLTRDRDEKVEGLFQSHDIDVLVDREPLHRFTVHPPGKTAGSNRNDYTHVDSHLRCRVQIDAGLRSVGVTFPKTFASLVESKRQPFDASFNRHRHPRRTPAIYQISIVGPFNGKGPGNTLSRRMIFGDSGVPQATDRDQAKSILAKVARIAYRRNLDEQDLTVLMRFFDLESDVGFEAGIESGIAAILVNPNFLFRVEQTPAVEEGAAVGFISDFELASRLSYFLWSSLPDERLLQLAESQQLHKRDVLRTEVERMLLDDRSRSLVDNFASQWLYLQNLESITPDLRLFPDFDDNLRQAFQQETKHLFLQVLRDDRSVLDLIRSKHTFLNERLATHYGIAGVTGSEFRRVELDGNSHRGGILRHGSILMVTSYATRTSPTIRGNWVLENIFGTPAPPPPPDIPNLKEMSSVKASTVRERLAVHRQNPACASCHDRIDPVGFALENFDAVGRWRTFEGTLAVDSRGALPDGSEVLSVDDLENGIVNRPTIFARTLTEKLMTFALGRSVEAADGPAVRQVVQNAARQNYRFSSLLTEIVLSDPFRLRSTVEP; encoded by the coding sequence ATGAATTTGCACTTCTTTGCTGCGATTATTGCGTGTCGGAACGCTGTTTCTCTTGGCGTGCTGATTCTGTTTGCCGTCTTGCCTGGCACGGTTCGTGGGGATTGGCAGGATGCGGATCTCGATTCGGTTGCTCGATTTGTTTCGTCGCATTGCGTGGATTGCCATGCCTCGGGTGATGCGGTTGGTAACTTTGATATCGAAGCGATTCCGCTTTCGGTTGCGGAGCTGAATTTGGCCGATTTTGATACGGCCCCCTGGGAACGAATCCTGCGACGGATCGATACTCGGCAGATGCCGCCTCCGGATGCTGATCGCCCGGCGGAGGCGGAATACGTTGCCGCGGCGGAAGCCCTTGGTCGAATACTTGCCGAGCGTGCGGAAGTGTTTCCGCGCACCGGTAAAGTTGCGGCGATCCGCCGGATGACGCGGATGGAATATCAAAATGCGATTCGCGATCTGTTGGGCGTTTCCATCGATGCTGCCTCATATCTTCCCAAAGACGAAGCGAGTCACGGATTTGACAATATTACGGTCGGCGAACTCTCGCCGACGCATTTGAATCGATACCTCTCGGCGGCTCAGGCGATCAGCCGTGCAAGTCTGGGTGGGATTGGTAATGGCCCCAGCGGTGTCACGATCCGTGTTCCTGCCGACCGCTCGCAAGAAGATCATGTCGCAGGGCTTCCTTTTGGGACTCGCGGTGGCACCCGTTTTGAGCATCTGTTTCCGCAGACCGGCGAATATGAGTTCGAACTGAAATTGACGCGGGATCGTGATGAGAAAGTGGAGGGGCTTTTTCAGTCTCATGATATTGACGTTCTGGTGGACCGCGAACCGTTGCATCGCTTTACGGTCCACCCACCGGGCAAAACGGCGGGATCGAATCGCAATGACTATACCCATGTCGATTCGCATTTACGGTGTCGCGTGCAAATCGACGCAGGGCTCCGTTCCGTTGGCGTCACCTTTCCAAAAACATTTGCGTCACTGGTTGAGTCAAAGCGTCAGCCGTTTGATGCTAGTTTTAATCGCCACCGGCATCCCCGCCGGACGCCCGCGATCTATCAGATTTCGATCGTAGGGCCGTTTAACGGGAAAGGCCCCGGCAACACGCTCAGCCGAAGAATGATCTTTGGTGATTCCGGGGTCCCACAAGCGACCGACCGCGACCAAGCAAAGTCGATTCTGGCAAAGGTGGCCCGCATCGCCTATCGAAGGAATCTTGACGAACAGGATTTGACGGTCCTGATGCGTTTTTTTGATCTTGAATCCGATGTTGGATTTGAAGCGGGGATTGAATCCGGGATCGCTGCGATATTGGTTAACCCGAATTTTCTGTTTCGCGTCGAGCAAACGCCGGCGGTTGAAGAGGGGGCGGCGGTCGGATTCATTAGCGATTTCGAATTGGCTTCGCGTCTCTCTTACTTCTTATGGAGCAGTTTGCCGGATGAACGGCTGCTGCAGCTGGCGGAAAGCCAGCAACTGCACAAGCGGGATGTCCTTCGCACCGAAGTGGAGCGGATGTTGTTGGATGATCGCTCTCGTTCATTGGTCGATAACTTTGCTTCCCAGTGGCTCTATTTGCAAAATCTAGAATCGATTACCCCCGACTTACGGTTGTTTCCAGACTTTGACGACAATCTTCGTCAAGCTTTTCAGCAAGAAACGAAACACCTCTTTCTGCAGGTTCTTCGCGATGATCGAAGTGTCTTGGATCTGATTCGATCGAAGCACACGTTTTTGAATGAGCGGCTTGCCACGCATTATGGGATTGCGGGCGTCACTGGCAGTGAATTTCGACGCGTTGAACTGGACGGTAACAGCCATCGCGGAGGGATCTTGCGGCATGGCAGTATCCTGATGGTGACCTCTTACGCGACTCGTACATCGCCGACGATTCGTGGTAACTGGGTTCTTGAAAATATCTTTGGCACCCCCGCGCCACCTCCGCCACCGGACATTCCAAATTTGAAGGAAATGTCATCGGTGAAAGCGTCGACGGTTCGCGAGCGTTTAGCGGTCCACCGTCAGAACCCGGCCTGTGCAAGTTGCCATGATCGAATCGACCCGGTTGGATTTGCGCTTGAAAATTTTGATGCCGTTGGCCGCTGGCGGACTTTTGAAGGAACCCTTGCTGTCGATTCACGCGGAGCGCTGCCGGATGGATCGGAAGTGCTGTCGGTTGACGATCTGGAAAACGGGATCGTGAATCGGCCGACGATTTTTGCTCGGACGTTGACCGAGAAACTGATGACGTTTGCACTCGGCCGATCCGTTGAAGCGGCGGACGGTCCTGCAGTTAGACAAGTTGTTCAGAACGCAGCAAGACAAAACTATCGCTTTTCAAGCCTCCTTACCGAGATCGTGCTAAGCGATCCATTCCGTTTGCGGAGTACCGTTGAACCATGA
- a CDS encoding DUF1552 domain-containing protein, protein MLRGTGTAISLPLLDAMVPAMTALADTVAADNHLKRIGYIYVPMGFNPAHWTPTDDTLEQLPSSLEPLQAIKDQVTVITNTDLKNAYPGSHATSNSTFLSAARAKQTESSDYRSGTTVDQIAARHIGQDSQLPSLELSMDLLSTVGQCDNGYACVYQNSLSWSSPTAPLPSEAHPRIVFESLFGEGGTPEQRRIALQKRSSLLDLVTGEIKRIKQRVGPGDRNKIDGYLDSIREVERRIQNAERNAADNPLPDLDRPVGVPTDYAEHAALMFELQLLAFQGDITRVVSFQLAREASTRTYPEIGVPEPHHPITHHGKDPEKLEKVAKINRFHLSLFADFLKRMQETPEGNGNLLDHSLYMYGSGMGDPDKHDHTNLPLVIAGGAAGQMRGGRHIQYDDPMPLSNVHLTLLNKIGVPLESFADSTGTIDELFDPVTL, encoded by the coding sequence ATGTTACGCGGTACCGGGACTGCGATTTCACTTCCGTTGCTTGACGCGATGGTTCCCGCAATGACGGCATTGGCCGACACCGTCGCTGCCGATAACCATTTGAAGCGGATCGGTTATATCTATGTTCCGATGGGCTTTAATCCGGCGCACTGGACGCCAACGGACGATACTCTGGAGCAGCTTCCTTCCAGTTTGGAACCGCTTCAGGCGATCAAGGATCAAGTCACCGTCATCACGAATACCGATCTGAAGAATGCCTACCCAGGATCACATGCGACATCGAATTCGACGTTCTTGAGTGCCGCTAGGGCTAAGCAGACGGAGAGCAGCGACTATCGCAGCGGCACGACGGTTGATCAAATTGCGGCCCGCCATATTGGACAGGATTCGCAGCTTCCTTCCCTTGAGCTTTCGATGGACCTGTTGTCGACCGTCGGGCAGTGCGACAACGGATACGCCTGCGTCTACCAGAACAGTTTGTCTTGGTCGTCGCCAACCGCTCCGCTTCCCTCCGAGGCACACCCGCGGATCGTGTTTGAGAGCTTGTTCGGTGAAGGAGGTACGCCCGAGCAACGTCGGATCGCCCTGCAAAAGCGAAGCAGTTTGCTGGATTTGGTTACCGGTGAAATCAAACGGATTAAACAGCGAGTGGGGCCGGGCGATCGAAACAAGATCGACGGATACCTTGATAGTATTCGCGAAGTCGAACGCCGGATCCAAAATGCGGAACGCAATGCTGCTGACAATCCGCTGCCGGATCTGGATCGGCCCGTCGGCGTGCCGACTGACTATGCGGAACATGCGGCGCTAATGTTCGAGCTTCAATTGTTGGCATTTCAAGGTGATATTACCCGCGTTGTCAGTTTCCAGTTGGCTCGCGAGGCAAGTACACGCACCTATCCGGAAATTGGTGTTCCCGAACCGCATCACCCGATTACCCATCACGGGAAAGATCCCGAGAAACTAGAAAAGGTGGCGAAGATCAATCGCTTTCATCTGTCGTTGTTCGCTGATTTTCTGAAACGGATGCAGGAAACGCCTGAGGGGAACGGGAATTTGTTGGACCATTCCCTCTACATGTATGGGAGTGGGATGGGAGATCCCGATAAGCATGACCACACCAATTTGCCGTTGGTGATTGCCGGAGGGGCTGCGGGACAGATGCGCGGTGGAAGGCATATTCAGTACGACGACCCGATGCCGCTGTCCAATGTGCACTTGACCCTGCTGAACAAGATCGGTGTGCCGCTAGAATCCTTTGCCGACAGTACGGGCACGATCGACGAACTGTTTGATCCCGTGACGCTTTAA
- a CDS encoding ankyrin repeat domain-containing protein yields the protein MLTLLNIRQGFVLMVLTIATPVVVAAPPQTLADLAEGKDWDRVSAMLEKGEDAGSKQPDGTTALHWAAFYDQAEMVKRLAKHGADLDALNRYQVSPLSLACEYGNAKAAMALIELDADVESKRIGKETPLMLAARNGDPQIVKRLLQHGASVKSQEVGGQTALMWAAAAGNAEAAALLIDAGADIHRTLRASGFSAPMFAARQGQTDVMMKFIESGFDVHTVIQPKRSGARDPRKGTSALLLAVESGHLDLALRLVEAGADPNDQRSGFAPLHAITWVRRTERGDNPAGDPAPRITGDLSTLDFVKAIVAAGADINLRIHNGKPRGGRLNPKGATPFLLASRGADIPLMRLMLELGADPTIPNADGTTPLLAAAGVGVIAVGEEPGTEEEVNLALRMLCDLGLDPNAVDRKGETAMHGAALRTFPKTVAVLAELGADPKIWNRENRRGWTPHEIAAGQRPGSVKPSPVTIAALDEAL from the coding sequence TTGTTGACTCTTCTGAACATCCGGCAGGGATTCGTCTTGATGGTCCTTACGATTGCAACGCCAGTGGTGGTCGCTGCGCCGCCTCAAACCCTGGCCGATTTGGCGGAAGGGAAGGACTGGGATCGCGTCAGCGCGATGTTGGAGAAAGGGGAGGACGCCGGTTCGAAGCAGCCGGATGGAACGACGGCTTTGCACTGGGCGGCATTCTACGATCAGGCCGAAATGGTTAAACGCTTAGCAAAGCACGGTGCGGACCTGGACGCATTGAATCGCTATCAGGTGTCGCCGCTGAGTCTGGCGTGCGAATATGGGAATGCCAAAGCGGCGATGGCACTGATCGAATTGGACGCGGATGTCGAATCGAAACGGATTGGCAAAGAGACGCCCTTGATGCTGGCTGCGCGAAACGGAGATCCGCAGATCGTGAAGAGGCTTCTCCAGCATGGTGCCTCCGTCAAATCACAAGAGGTTGGTGGGCAAACCGCTCTGATGTGGGCTGCCGCCGCAGGGAATGCTGAAGCGGCTGCGCTGTTGATCGATGCGGGAGCCGATATCCATCGAACATTGCGGGCGTCTGGGTTTTCTGCGCCCATGTTTGCGGCTCGCCAAGGGCAAACCGACGTGATGATGAAGTTCATCGAATCGGGGTTTGACGTCCACACGGTCATCCAGCCGAAAAGGAGTGGGGCCCGTGATCCGCGGAAGGGGACGTCGGCGTTGCTGTTGGCCGTCGAAAGTGGGCATTTAGACCTTGCCCTTCGTCTGGTGGAAGCGGGCGCGGACCCGAACGACCAACGCAGCGGTTTTGCGCCGCTGCATGCAATCACGTGGGTGCGACGAACCGAACGAGGAGACAACCCGGCGGGGGATCCTGCGCCACGGATTACGGGGGACTTAAGTACGCTGGATTTTGTCAAAGCGATCGTCGCGGCGGGAGCGGATATCAACCTTCGGATTCACAACGGGAAACCTCGCGGAGGCCGTTTGAATCCGAAAGGGGCCACCCCCTTCTTGTTGGCGTCGCGGGGCGCCGATATTCCGCTGATGCGATTGATGTTGGAACTGGGGGCCGATCCAACGATCCCGAACGCCGATGGGACAACACCCCTGTTGGCGGCCGCCGGGGTGGGCGTGATTGCGGTGGGCGAAGAACCGGGGACGGAGGAAGAAGTGAATCTCGCGTTGCGAATGTTGTGCGATCTTGGCCTGGATCCGAACGCGGTCGATCGCAAGGGAGAAACCGCCATGCATGGTGCTGCACTCCGCACTTTCCCAAAAACCGTCGCGGTCCTGGCTGAGCTTGGGGCCGATCCCAAGATCTGGAATCGTGAAAACAGACGCGGGTGGACGCCTCACGAGATCGCTGCCGGGCAGCGTCCAGGCAGTGTAAAACCGTCGCCGGTGACCATCGCGGCTCTCGACGAAGCTCTGTGA
- a CDS encoding DUF1549 domain-containing protein, with the protein MRDEPTQHDLTRSSVDDAALEVFLTEILGGGRPVDQTDIILQRLQNEPADSLAENRLGIGVDGASRSKKRRAFSVAILGIAALAAATLLLVSVRGLNDQDPNSEVAGVTGEPEQNRSDNPAAMDDTLRNDLANSTAVDPSYPLDLPASTTDLANANDPNDLEPFANPKESPLTPEQSFRYTAELLTQAKVLPPVADREPVIRKQLGEHFLAAWKQVDVQPTALANSDEVASRLESLLSIEIDPTKEINATTVQAQLKTEAARDAISQLLLEQLLGRDWKPLDKTERETLQQFVSDALNEDAGFDVIVTQLFASAPEKSTAPWIWQKSLRGDSGLELTQQVAHSLLDVDAGCARCHDHPLDSKLQQSDYWAFASVLQRGVAKDPTSPKDLFYELADGRQRYAEPAIPAAWLGLVPENQTDLKLTELRAVSSYWKNNPRLAQALVNRLWSAVYGRPLTGAVSDPDAPPSEQEFTQIRDYLASQTRAYDFNISKLVSWIVTAPPMHQSQALDARSQEGIWASNVELANAESKERVFAAFPAATESLPLEGLVDLAMQWNGGNNINAVPATLAQPIATEYTKPYVRRKPDVSLEDWLRTTFPTSHETSATIPAQWLHSIDSYDEQALHLFYAAGYWTPSKQQREAAENLRASSDDPAVALRQLWWTLRNAR; encoded by the coding sequence ATGCGTGACGAACCAACTCAACACGATCTAACCCGATCCAGCGTCGACGATGCCGCGCTAGAGGTTTTCCTAACGGAGATCCTTGGTGGCGGTCGTCCCGTGGACCAGACCGATATCATTCTGCAGCGTTTGCAGAACGAACCGGCCGATTCCCTTGCGGAAAATCGGTTGGGTATAGGCGTCGATGGGGCATCCAGATCGAAAAAACGTCGCGCGTTCTCCGTCGCAATCTTGGGAATCGCAGCGCTCGCCGCTGCAACATTGCTGCTGGTCTCCGTTCGCGGCCTCAACGATCAAGACCCCAACAGTGAAGTCGCCGGAGTGACCGGGGAACCAGAACAAAACAGATCGGACAATCCAGCGGCGATGGACGATACCCTTCGCAACGATTTGGCAAATTCCACAGCGGTCGACCCTTCCTACCCGCTAGACCTTCCTGCCTCCACAACCGATCTAGCAAACGCTAACGACCCCAACGATCTGGAGCCGTTCGCGAACCCGAAAGAGAGCCCGCTCACGCCGGAGCAAAGTTTCCGCTACACCGCGGAACTATTGACCCAAGCCAAGGTTTTGCCACCGGTCGCGGACCGTGAACCGGTGATTCGGAAACAACTGGGCGAACATTTCTTAGCGGCATGGAAACAGGTCGACGTGCAGCCCACGGCATTGGCGAACTCCGACGAAGTTGCGTCGCGACTGGAAAGCCTGTTGTCGATCGAAATCGATCCGACAAAAGAAATCAATGCGACGACCGTTCAGGCTCAACTGAAAACGGAGGCGGCTCGAGACGCAATCAGTCAATTGCTGCTTGAACAATTACTGGGACGGGACTGGAAACCGCTCGATAAAACCGAACGCGAAACGCTGCAACAATTTGTTTCCGACGCACTGAACGAAGATGCCGGTTTTGACGTCATCGTCACACAACTGTTTGCTTCCGCTCCCGAGAAATCGACGGCTCCCTGGATCTGGCAGAAAAGCCTCCGCGGGGACAGCGGACTGGAACTGACGCAGCAGGTTGCTCATAGCCTGTTGGACGTCGATGCTGGCTGTGCTCGCTGCCATGACCATCCGCTGGACAGCAAACTGCAACAGTCGGACTACTGGGCGTTTGCTTCGGTTCTGCAGCGCGGCGTTGCCAAAGATCCGACCTCCCCCAAAGACCTGTTCTACGAATTGGCCGACGGCCGCCAACGCTATGCCGAACCCGCGATCCCGGCCGCCTGGCTGGGATTGGTCCCCGAAAATCAAACCGATTTAAAGCTGACCGAATTGCGAGCCGTTTCATCCTACTGGAAAAACAACCCACGCCTGGCGCAGGCGCTGGTGAATCGTCTATGGAGTGCCGTCTACGGTCGTCCATTGACGGGAGCGGTTTCGGATCCCGACGCGCCACCAAGTGAGCAGGAATTTACGCAGATTCGCGACTACTTGGCCAGCCAAACGCGAGCCTATGATTTCAACATCTCCAAACTGGTCAGTTGGATCGTGACGGCTCCACCGATGCATCAATCACAAGCTTTGGACGCTCGTTCCCAGGAAGGCATCTGGGCATCCAATGTCGAACTGGCAAACGCGGAATCTAAAGAACGCGTCTTTGCGGCTTTCCCTGCGGCAACCGAATCGCTTCCTCTGGAAGGATTGGTCGATTTAGCCATGCAGTGGAACGGCGGCAACAACATCAACGCGGTACCTGCCACGCTTGCCCAGCCAATCGCGACCGAATACACCAAACCGTACGTCCGGCGCAAACCGGATGTATCGCTTGAGGATTGGCTGCGAACCACCTTTCCGACTTCCCACGAAACGTCGGCAACGATCCCCGCTCAGTGGCTCCATTCGATCGACTCCTACGACGAACAGGCTTTGCACCTGTTCTACGCGGCCGGCTACTGGACCCCCAGCAAGCAGCAACGCGAAGCGGCTGAGAATCTGCGAGCCAGCAGCGACGATCCAGCGGTCGCGCTGCGACAGTTATGGTGGACCCTACGAAACGCAAGGTAG
- a CDS encoding RNA polymerase sigma factor codes for MSIASSKQKSTINEHVERTPAELIKRHQKGVWRYLRVLGCDASTADDITQETFLKVLRRDTFVQHSDAATSAYLRRTAYNLVVSMHRRKAKEQPVAAFELFDESWDRWAGADLTGDEAGDALRNCLAALTDRARKALRMRYSDSASRAEIGDALGISEHGARNLMQRAKQQLKTCVTNQLNTI; via the coding sequence TTGAGTATTGCTAGTTCAAAGCAGAAGTCCACGATTAACGAACACGTTGAACGGACACCAGCGGAACTTATCAAACGCCACCAGAAGGGCGTCTGGAGGTACCTGCGCGTGTTGGGATGCGATGCGAGCACGGCAGATGATATTACTCAAGAAACGTTTTTAAAGGTGTTGCGACGCGACACCTTCGTGCAACACAGTGACGCGGCGACATCGGCTTACTTGCGGCGAACGGCCTATAACTTGGTCGTTTCAATGCATCGCCGAAAAGCAAAAGAACAACCGGTCGCAGCGTTTGAATTATTCGATGAATCTTGGGATCGCTGGGCAGGGGCCGATCTAACGGGGGACGAAGCGGGTGACGCACTGCGTAACTGCCTCGCAGCCCTGACCGACCGAGCCCGCAAGGCACTTCGAATGCGTTACTCCGACTCGGCAAGCCGAGCCGAAATCGGGGATGCACTGGGCATTTCCGAACATGGCGCTCGCAATTTAATGCAGCGAGCCAAACAACAGTTAAAAACATGCGTGACGAACCAACTCAACACGATCTAA
- a CDS encoding DUF1501 domain-containing protein: MTRRHFAKHMAGASMMAGTAALMGNSINVHAEEMRKNQKSAILLWMGGGPSTIDMWDMKPGTATGGPFNPISTSGDMQICEHMPETAKQMHNLSVVRSMSTREADHNRGRYYMHTGYVPNPNIEHPGYGSVLAHELYGQRDGLAIPPFVSIGGASTGPGFLGMAWAPFSVTSNGQIRNLKMQLEERRLLQRMAALDVIESGFIGRTRASAATEHQKVLKKTLDLMTSEQMKAFKVDEEPEAMKEMYGTNRFGQGCLLARRLVEASVPFIEVDLGGWDNHAGIFPTLADTKLPQMDKAMGALTADLEQRGLLENTAIIWMGEFGRTPRINAGAGRDHFARAWSCVVGGGGLKGGLAVGETSSDGSTVESEPFSSEDLMATVCRGLGISLETTYTSKNGRPMKIAGGGKLIRELIV, from the coding sequence ATGACCCGCCGGCACTTCGCCAAACATATGGCGGGTGCCTCGATGATGGCTGGCACCGCTGCCCTGATGGGCAACAGCATCAACGTCCATGCGGAAGAAATGCGGAAGAACCAAAAGTCTGCGATTCTGCTGTGGATGGGTGGCGGTCCCTCCACGATCGACATGTGGGACATGAAACCGGGAACCGCAACGGGTGGCCCGTTCAATCCCATCAGCACCTCTGGTGACATGCAAATCTGTGAGCACATGCCGGAAACGGCAAAACAGATGCACAACCTGTCGGTCGTTCGTTCGATGAGCACCCGCGAAGCGGACCATAATCGCGGACGCTACTACATGCACACCGGGTATGTTCCTAACCCGAACATCGAACACCCTGGCTACGGAAGCGTGCTGGCTCACGAACTGTACGGCCAACGCGACGGACTAGCGATCCCTCCGTTTGTTTCGATCGGCGGCGCCAGCACTGGACCAGGATTCCTCGGCATGGCCTGGGCTCCATTCTCGGTAACCAGCAACGGCCAGATCCGAAACCTGAAAATGCAACTGGAAGAGCGTCGCTTACTGCAACGAATGGCAGCGCTTGATGTAATCGAATCAGGATTCATCGGCCGCACCCGAGCTTCCGCGGCCACCGAGCACCAAAAAGTACTGAAGAAGACGCTTGATCTAATGACAAGCGAACAGATGAAAGCGTTTAAGGTTGACGAAGAACCTGAAGCGATGAAAGAGATGTACGGCACCAACCGCTTCGGCCAAGGTTGCTTGCTGGCCAGACGCCTTGTCGAAGCGAGCGTTCCCTTTATCGAAGTCGATCTGGGCGGCTGGGACAATCACGCGGGGATTTTCCCAACCCTGGCCGATACCAAATTGCCGCAAATGGACAAGGCAATGGGAGCCCTGACCGCCGACCTTGAACAACGTGGGCTGCTGGAAAACACCGCGATTATCTGGATGGGTGAATTCGGCCGTACCCCACGCATCAACGCCGGTGCGGGACGCGACCACTTTGCACGAGCCTGGAGCTGCGTGGTTGGTGGCGGCGGGCTCAAAGGTGGTTTGGCTGTCGGCGAAACCAGCAGCGATGGTTCAACCGTTGAATCCGAACCATTCAGCAGCGAAGATCTGATGGCAACCGTTTGCCGTGGGTTGGGAATTTCTTTGGAAACAACCTACACCTCGAAAAATGGCCGTCCGATGAAGATTGCAGGCGGTGGAAAACTAATCCGAGAACTCATCGTTTAG
- a CDS encoding DUF1549 domain-containing protein — protein sequence MFRPLIISSLLLLMPAVVFAQTAAIPPQVAAINKAIEQTWTDYEIRPSPDADDAQWCRRVYLDVLGRIPSYEELTEFLGSRDRNKRRELVQTLLHDDKYTEEYARNWATIWTNVLIGRSGGTDRRSMTSRDGMQKYLRDSFAQNKSYNQMVYELVSATGSTKPGTENFNGAVNFLADKVNEEKGVLATSSVSRIFLGQQVQCTQCHNHPFNQWKQQKFWEFNAFFRQSRMLRRYVDGTRDIDHGELVNEDYAGEAGDPEDAMIFYELRNGLTKVAYPVFIDGGEIPASGFVSDVNRREELAKMMLDNEFLDKMFVNRMWGHFLGYGFTKPIDDLGPHNPSSHPELLQYLGEQVRQHSYDPKQLIEWITLSRPYQLSSQMTSNNELDDPTLGESPKFSHFYLRQMQAEDLYQSLLTASGASAKGSYEKQEQARRKWLSQFVVAFGTDEGDEATTFNGSIPQALMMFNGDLIKQATAIDKGSFLGDIRAEDERLRAKLDKLFLTGVARRPTRNEQTMATKLLAARGGDEAAMLQDMWWALLNSNEFIMQH from the coding sequence ATGTTTCGACCGTTGATAATCTCCAGTCTGCTATTGCTGATGCCGGCAGTCGTTTTCGCGCAAACCGCGGCGATTCCGCCTCAGGTAGCCGCGATCAACAAAGCGATCGAGCAAACGTGGACGGATTACGAAATTCGCCCATCGCCCGATGCCGACGACGCCCAGTGGTGTCGCCGAGTCTATCTGGACGTTCTTGGCCGGATTCCTTCGTACGAAGAATTGACGGAATTCTTGGGAAGTCGTGACCGCAACAAACGTCGCGAACTGGTCCAGACACTCCTTCACGATGACAAATACACCGAAGAATACGCTCGCAACTGGGCGACGATCTGGACCAATGTCCTGATCGGACGAAGTGGCGGCACCGACCGCCGCTCGATGACCAGCCGCGACGGAATGCAAAAATATCTACGGGATTCGTTTGCCCAAAACAAATCCTACAACCAAATGGTTTACGAATTGGTTTCGGCCACCGGATCGACCAAACCGGGAACCGAGAACTTCAACGGCGCCGTGAACTTCCTTGCCGACAAGGTCAACGAAGAGAAAGGGGTCCTGGCGACCAGCAGCGTATCGAGAATTTTCCTGGGCCAACAAGTCCAGTGCACCCAGTGTCACAATCATCCATTTAACCAATGGAAACAGCAGAAATTCTGGGAATTCAACGCCTTTTTCCGACAATCACGGATGCTCCGCCGATACGTCGACGGCACACGTGATATCGATCATGGCGAATTGGTAAACGAAGACTACGCAGGCGAAGCGGGCGATCCAGAAGACGCAATGATCTTCTACGAACTTCGCAACGGACTGACCAAGGTCGCATACCCCGTCTTTATCGACGGAGGCGAAATCCCTGCCAGCGGATTTGTGAGCGATGTTAATCGCCGCGAAGAACTGGCAAAAATGATGCTGGACAACGAATTCCTGGACAAAATGTTTGTGAACCGAATGTGGGGACATTTCCTCGGGTACGGGTTCACCAAACCGATCGATGACCTCGGTCCACACAATCCGTCGTCCCACCCTGAACTGCTGCAGTACCTTGGTGAACAGGTGCGGCAACATAGCTACGACCCGAAACAGTTGATCGAGTGGATCACCCTCAGCCGTCCGTATCAGCTCAGTTCACAGATGACTTCGAACAATGAACTGGACGATCCGACTCTGGGCGAATCCCCTAAATTCTCACATTTTTACCTTCGCCAAATGCAGGCCGAAGACCTGTACCAGTCCCTGCTAACCGCATCCGGAGCCTCGGCCAAAGGATCGTACGAAAAGCAAGAACAGGCACGGCGAAAATGGCTGTCTCAGTTTGTGGTTGCTTTCGGCACGGACGAAGGAGACGAAGCGACAACCTTCAACGGTTCGATTCCACAAGCTTTAATGATGTTCAACGGAGACCTGATCAAACAGGCGACCGCGATCGATAAAGGAAGCTTCCTCGGCGACATCCGTGCCGAGGACGAACGGCTTCGAGCAAAGTTGGACAAACTCTTCCTGACGGGGGTCGCCCGGCGACCTACTCGGAACGAGCAGACAATGGCTACTAAGCTGCTGGCGGCTCGAGGAGGTGACGAAGCTGCGATGCTTCAGGACATGTGGTGGGCGCTGCTCAATAGCAACGAATTCATCATGCAACACTAA